The proteins below are encoded in one region of Enhydrobacter sp.:
- a CDS encoding ABC transporter ATP-binding protein has product MREPVLQVDGLHKAFGGVQAVADVSFAVSAGELLALIGPNGAGKSTCFNMLNGQLAPDSGLVRLAGRDIVGLSPRAIWRLGVGRTFQITATFASLSVRENVQMALYSHAGKLGSLLARFGTALRAEADALLERVGMLDQAGRSCAVLAYGDLKRVELAMALANSPRLLLMDEPTAGMAPRERVALMELAANLARAQEIAVLFTEHDMDVVFGQADRIIVLDRGRLIAGGQPEEVRNNAEVRAVYLGGLH; this is encoded by the coding sequence GTGAGGGAGCCTGTTCTCCAGGTCGACGGCCTGCACAAGGCCTTTGGCGGCGTGCAGGCCGTGGCGGACGTTTCCTTCGCCGTCTCGGCCGGCGAGCTCTTGGCGCTGATCGGCCCCAATGGTGCCGGCAAGAGCACCTGCTTCAACATGCTGAACGGCCAGCTTGCGCCGGACAGCGGCCTCGTGCGGCTGGCGGGGCGCGACATCGTCGGTCTGAGCCCGCGTGCCATCTGGCGCCTGGGTGTCGGCAGGACCTTCCAGATCACCGCGACCTTCGCCTCGCTCAGCGTGCGCGAGAACGTGCAGATGGCGCTCTACTCGCATGCCGGCAAGCTCGGCTCTCTCCTGGCGAGATTCGGCACTGCGCTGAGGGCGGAAGCGGATGCGCTCCTGGAGCGGGTCGGCATGCTCGACCAGGCCGGGCGATCCTGCGCCGTGCTGGCTTACGGCGACCTGAAGCGGGTCGAGCTCGCCATGGCGCTCGCCAACAGCCCGCGCCTTCTGCTGATGGACGAGCCGACCGCCGGCATGGCCCCTCGCGAACGCGTGGCCCTGATGGAGCTGGCGGCCAATCTGGCGCGTGCGCAGGAGATCGCCGTCTTGTTCACCGAGCACGATATGGACGTGGTTTTCGGCCAGGCCGACCGCATCATCGTGCTCGATCGCGGTCGCCTGATCGCCGGCGGCCAGCCGGAGGAGGTGCGCAACAACGCCGAGGTGCGTGCCGTCTATCTGGGAGGCCTGCATTGA